In Candidatus Yanofskybacteria bacterium, the following proteins share a genomic window:
- a CDS encoding thioredoxin domain-containing protein, translating into MLDQNLTKKEEYDLNKNAERGQQARSQKTRGLKRGLMWSGIFVVLIGAVWGLTKLSNNPGDIQEAVIISGVTAEDWVEGNKESQITLIEYGDFQCPACGAYFPLVEKLMDEHGDSFKFAYRHFPLQQHPNAKPAAYAAEAAGKQGKFWEMFDMIFVHQNDWSGRTDAEDIFLQYAETLGLNIEQFKNDRDSDVVKEDVEKDYDSGVANKVNATPTFFLNGKKIQPRDYDEFVSLIEQASQTDKN; encoded by the coding sequence ATGCTCGATCAAAATCTTACAAAAAAAGAAGAGTATGATCTCAATAAAAATGCGGAACGAGGCCAGCAAGCTCGCAGTCAAAAAACTCGCGGACTGAAGAGGGGTTTAATGTGGAGTGGTATTTTTGTTGTACTCATTGGGGCAGTTTGGGGTTTGACAAAACTTTCAAATAATCCGGGTGATATACAGGAAGCGGTGATTATAAGCGGTGTTACCGCCGAAGATTGGGTTGAAGGCAATAAGGAGTCCCAAATAACCCTGATTGAATATGGAGACTTCCAGTGTCCTGCTTGCGGCGCCTATTTTCCATTGGTTGAAAAACTGATGGATGAGCACGGCGATAGTTTTAAATTCGCATACAGGCATTTTCCTTTGCAACAACATCCAAATGCCAAGCCCGCCGCGTATGCCGCTGAAGCTGCCGGCAAGCAGGGTAAGTTCTGGGAAATGTTTGACATGATTTTTGTCCATCAAAACGATTGGTCTGGTAGAACAGACGCTGAAGACATATTTTTACAATATGCTGAAACGCTAGGTCTTAATATAGAGCAATTTAAAAACGATCGTGATAGCGATGTTGTTAAGGAAGATGTTGAAAAAGATTACGATTCCGGTGTGGCTAATAAAGTAAATGCGACCCCAACTTTCTTTTTGAACGGC